GAAGATGAATCATCAAGTGATGGATCTATAAACCTCATGCCTTCACCTTCTCTCCACAACTCATATGCCTGAAATAATGCAATGTTAATTTCTCTATctttatatttcaaaagaaagtctTTGAGTTGCAGAAAGCTAAATCATAAGAAAGTTTAATGAAGTTACATACGTATTCAAGAAGGTTCAATGTCTCGTTCACGCCATAATAACAGTCATTCCTCTTGCCACTTATGATTTGCAGAAGTAGAACTCCAAAACTATAGACATCATATTTCATGGAGTATGTACCTTTTCTCACATATTCCGGAGGAACATACCCACTGTATTGCATATGTTAACAGAGATGCTGAGAATTTaacaaagagaaatgctttCAAAAAGCTACACAAGTTGAAGACTTACTATGTTCCAACAATCCTGTCTGTGTTTGCTTCATGCTCATCTTTTCCAAAAAGTTTAGCCATTCCGAAATCTGATATCTTCGGATTCATATCCTTGTCCAGTAAAATGTTGCTACCTTTGAGATCTCGGTGAATTATAGTAAAATTTGAGTATTCTTGGAGATATAGAAGCCCTTGAATAATCCCCTCAATGATTTGAACACGTTTTCTCCAATCTAAGATACTCCTTCCAGTTGGATCTGTAGAAAGTTTGAGCCCTCAGTAGTAAGTGGTTACCCACAATAATACTAGTCAAACACGGAAAAAAATGTaccaaaggaaaagaaaatcagGGCTTTTAATGACCCTATGTACTTAAAATTTTCACCTCTGCTTTTTCCCGGATTGACTAATAGTGGTATCAAACTAGGATATCTTACTTAATTCACTGAGAATTCAACTCATTTATGATCATGAAATAAGAAAAAGCTAAATGCGCCAGGGAaacataaaagagaaaattaaaaacaaaagaaggaagacATACCAAAGAGGTAGAAATTCAAGCTTTTGTTTGGCATGTATTCATAGATTATCATCTTTTCTTCATTCTTGATGCAGAACCCTATCACTCTGACTAGATTTACATGTTGAAGTCTTGCGGTAAGAGTAACCTCATTAGTGAACTCTTCATGTCCTTGAGTAGAAGTTTTTGACAGTCTCTTCACAGCTATTTCCTGTCCTCTAGGTAACATGCCCTGGAAAAAATGAACACATGGTTATCAATGTCTTCTAAGCTATAGCAACAGCTAATATTTCATATGCATAGGAATGTTATTGCTTTTTCCCAAGCTCAACACACACCTGCCCAAAGGCTGTATTCACACTCTACAAATGCAGCAGACTTGGTACCACTCAACAGAATGTATATGGTAAATACATGCTCATTTTGTTAATTCTTAAATAGTGCCAAGATGGCATTGACTTTGTGGGACAGTCATTGGCCGATTTATTGGTTTAGATTGATTATAACAAGTTTCCAATCATTCAAGACTCGGATATCCAAGTGCctgaattttcctttttatatgtAAAGTTGGCAATTGAACTACGTAGGCTACATTCACCATTTTAGATTTACCTTAGAATCAGAGAGTTCACCTTCAAAATTTCATGGTATTCCTATTTAATTACTTCTTGTAAAGGAACAAGCACTGAAGCCACTCATTACCTTGTAGACAGAGCCAAAACCACCTTCTCCAATCTTGTTTGCAATTGAGAAATTGTTTGTGGCTTCTGTGATGCTGGAGAGGCTGAATGCTTGCAGATGAGGAACACTGCCATCAGGATTTTCAGCAGCTGATGGATTGGTTATTGGCCCAGATAGACCTCTTCTGCCGAAAAGAAATTTGCCTGAAACCAAAGatgacaaagaaaaaagaaatcatttGTAGATCTCTTGATGTCATGCTTACAAAAGGCAAAATATGTTCTTTCCATTGTTATTAGTGGCGAACTATTAAAGTTGATGATGCATACCTTTTGGCTCCAGTACTCTGCTTTGTAGGTAGCACACCATGAAGGCTAAAAGGATAATGATCAAAGCTACTGGAAGTAGAACTGTTAACAATAACTTTCGCTTGTTTCCATGtccattttcttcctcttgaGCTGTCAATGCagtccaaaaaataataaaaaaatattttacataaacaaaactttttgaaatttctttgAGAAAATTAACAAATGCATTTATACTACTTTTACAGTATAGCTGCCACCCACCAAGGTTTTAGACAATTTCTCAGATTTAGTACCCAACAAAAGCTTAGGCAATAAACAGGGTAAATCTCCAACTTACCAGAGCACCACAAGAGAGTTGCCTCCAACTTGGATAAAAATAGGGGTGGATATACTCGAGTTACATACAAGCTCTCTCTTAAGTGAAAAGTTCTACCACTTCTGCTATGAAAGATCTGTGGTCTTGAGTTACTAAAAATGGCCTGACCGATAACTCTACGATATGAGGCTGATTCGAAGATCTTAGAGCCAAAATCCTAAACTAATGATTTGCCACCTACTATCTGAGAAATTCTGAAAAACAGGCCATTAAATCGTCACAAGCCTTAGAAGAATTCATTTTCTCAAACAGGACAATTCACGagttaaatgaaaatttaagtagaaaaaaacaaagcataagcTCTATTATGTTTGAATGAATCAGCGAAGTCGTGAAGAGTATCttattttgttgtaatttttaTGGGAATTTCACCtaccattttcttccatttcttGATGAACAGATTCACAAAACAGCAGAAggccaaaacaaaaaacataatttttaaggTACCTGCTCGAGAAAGCACCCAATTGTCGTCATTGCTGACCAGAAACACATTGTAGCCAAGTAGCTTCTTCTCCTTTGCATAAGCAATCTTAGTTCTGATAGCCTCCACGTCATCGAAATTAATCCAAGTGGATCCAATAATGCAGTAATTCACAACATAAGTAGCATTGAATATAGGTGTAGCACCATAACTTTGGATGTACCCCTTGATGTACGAGTAACTCATGCTTCCATCTGCTGTTTCTGCCTTCCCTGATGATGGTGCACCAATTGCATTTTCTTTGGGATTCACAAGTGCCCAAGCGTAGCCGTGGTAAGGCAAACCCAAAAGCAGTTTGTTTGCTGGAAATCCTTTAGCCAACCAGTCCCTTATACCATAATCAGTGTTAACATGGCTTGATGGATCATATAAAGCAGCATGAGCGTGTGTAAATTTCTCCTTCGTAGGCAGATGATAGTCATATGCTATAACATGTGCCCAGTCCATATTTCTTCGTATTGAATCAATCGGGTATGTCCCAAATTCAAAAGTTGGCAAATAGCGAAGGGCCATCATCAATATCAATTGTGCTTGTCCAGTGTTTCTGGCTTCAGAATTCACTTCAGCTCGCCATTCATCCAACAGAACTCCCATGTTGGTAATGTCTGAGGCGGTATTAGGCCAAAGCCAGAATAAATCTATGCCTTGAAACCCATGTTGTCTTGCTGTTCTGATTGAAGATTCAATGAAAGACTTTCTGTGGGAAGATTGGTTGAGCATTGAAGACAGTAGTACTGAAGTGTTCACTTTGTCACCCAAGATGGATTGAGCCGTGGGAGCTTGTCCATTCCAGATAGACAGAATTGTGACTATAGATGGGTTCTTGCGTTTGACAATATTGGTGAAGTTGGAGAAGTATTGTTGATTTGCTGAGGGGATGGAAAGCTGGTAGTTGGAGGAGTTGACATCGGCAAAGGCACATATAAGATGTGTAAACAAGGCAGAATTTATGTCGGGAATGGGGTTTTCACTGCCAGCATACCAGTAGCCGGCTTTAATCCAAGTTTGAGCATTAGAACGGGATAAATGTAAAGTAACAAATACTGTCAAGAGGAGGATTATGCTCACGGACGCCATGGAAGGAAAGCAAGTTGTATCTGCTACCAGAGTTTGATAAGATCTGCTTCATGAGAAATGTATACGATTTCTCAATTGAACCGTACAAATTGAATTAGGCTTTGATATGAAGGGACGCTAGGAAGTCCGGTCCAAGTCAATGAAATCATGCATGATATTATTAGCCGCGTGGCCCTTTCAGTAATTGCCACCACAGGACCCTGACAATTTTTCTGTATGTTTTACGATTGAGACGAAATTTGTCCAATAAATGATGCCAAACATTCCTATCGAAAGACGAGTTTGGTGTGAAGTTGATGAAACATCTTTTCCAAGGACAGCACCAGAAAACTGTATTGTTGCGTATTGAAAGGGTTGATTAATTGACGAGTGTGCAATTCGTAATTTTCCAATATTTTCCACGTAAGAATGCTGTCTTATTTTAGACCATGGATCGTGCGAAgcttatcacattttatttttatttttatttttatttaatttgcagtGCTACACATACGGACCTACCAACTAATTAATccggttttttctttctttttttttttatattagacgcaataaaataagattacaaatcttaaagaatatgccatgcCGGCCACTACTTACCCTAAATATatagagaaaagatatttataattttaaattatgcaaaattcacgtattattttttaaatgataaatcagaatctatatgaaaaaattagtttttaataatagatcctgcatttttttaaataagtgtacgaaatttacacattttaaaattatatctaacattattcaaatatatatatatatatatatatagtacgcaTGCATGTGTTGacaaatatatattgataaatggaaatattaatattctcCACCCATTGTTAATTAACAACGTACCCATTTCATGAGAagccaattatatatatatatatatatatatatagatatgcaTTGATGATAGCTTCACAACAACTGTAATTAATACAACTTAATTAACATGTTCAAGGATAAATATAACAACATATCATGATCATCGTGGATGCGTTCCAACTACCAGGCCAAAGATTTCAAAGCAACAActatagattaatatatatatatatatattatatttttcgaaattttagtttgactttcattttaatttgatggatttaaatattaaagcaatattatattattaagaataataaatggATGGTAATTCCGTTGTAATTAAGGGTATCAATATTTCTCtacttatatatagtatactgaCTTTAATTCTTATTACTTGTCACTGACCATGCACGAAATCATATAAGAAATTTAGCTGATATATTCCATTTTAATATGTTTCAAAGatgtataaaattatgtttaattttgattcgttttatttgatcaaaaagataaattaatcgttaaaaaataccaataataaattaatagttgAAAGacttaaaactatttaaatgaataaatgaaaaattagttaaaataatattggCCGATGTTGCACATGAACAAAAACGAAAAAGACCACTTTcaaaaattggaaaatgattAATGTACGTACAGTTATAAAGTGTAAATCTCACgcattcaatatttaaaaaataaaataaaattcatttaaaaaaattctattttttaattgtgaGCTCAACTATTAATATTCAAAGAGAATACATATACACCGggcaaaattaataaaattttaattgtatTCTATTTTTTACTTGATTATGATCGAAGTACCGGTGATTTAATCTAAacctttattattattgttataaaacttgtgttttatagtTACAAATATATTGCCAAgattattaataaagaaattcAAGACAGATAACAAAACCTTATATGTTTCAGTTCAGAAAACTCAACAAGTGTATTACTGTTTCTTGATTCAAAACTGAAATGCACAAGATTCACAATAACTACTCTGTTATCAACCATGTCCACAAAACCAGCAGAATACCAACACAGATCTATCCAAGAATATACAGCAGCTTCCAGATCCAATATATGCAAGAATCAACAAAGTAACCGAGAGCAAATATACCAGAAATTAgcaaggaaataagcatgaacaatgaaataagaaaaataagtaaaacatagaaagaacacaccgagatacgtggtttgaccctaatggtctacatccacggcaggaatggcctCAGAGATCCTTTATTGATAAACCAATaatcacagagaagcctcagtacATGGTGATACAAAACCCCCTCTTTCTCACATAGAAATCGAACGGATTTCTCACTCAAAGCAAGCCCTAGAAAAGAACCCTAGAACAATCGccccttctctccctctctgcctCTCTGATTTTACAGCCGATACACAATGAGTCTGCCTTAGGGTTACAACACAGaagttggtatatatatatggtgcacCAGATCTGCGACAAGTGTCTCACACCCAGCGGCTCGGATCACTTCTTCAGATTGCACAGCACATGCTTCACACGTGCTTGTATAAATGATGACTTAAAGCTTCAGGGAACCAGATCGAGCCACAGGACCTTCACTTAGTTAAACACATTTTAAACTCATTAGTAAGCAcatagagaagaaagaagaaatgatttgacatacatattacaaatatccaccttggcaaaacattTTCTTGCCTGGTGTTTTTAATGACCCTCATCATTGGCCCATTCCTGCACTGTCCCCCTAATGGGGACTGACTCTTGACTCCATACCTACTAAGTTCAGACAGTGTCTGAACTTTGACCATGGGACAGACTTGGTCATCATATCTGAGGGGTTATCCTCAGTTGAGACCTTTTCCACACCTACTACTTTGGATTCTATAACATCTCTTACAAAATGAAGCCGTATATCAATGTGTTTAGACCTCTCATGAAAAACTTGGTTTTTAGCTAAGTGAAGTgtgctttgattatcacaatgcaCTATGATGTTAccactaaaaatatttaattcacttGCAATCCCCTTTAACCATATGGCCTCTTTAATAGCTTCTGTCAATGCTATATATTCTGCTTCTGTGGTGGACAATGCCACCACAGATTGTAAGTGTGATTTCCAGCTAATAGCCCCCCCAAAAgcagtaaatacatatccagttaaAGACTTCCTAGTATCTATGCTCCCAGCAAAATCAGAGTCTACAAAACCAGCCAACTCACAACCCTCTTTCACATTGTTCCCAAAAGTAAGACCCAAGTTAGTAGTACCAGCCAGGTATCTTAATACCCATTTAATGGCCTGCCAGTGGGGTTTTCCTGGATTCCCCATAAATCTACTAACTACACTCACTGCATAGGTTAGATCAGGCCTAgaacaaaccatagcatacattatACTTCCCACCATGCTAGCATAAGGGATTTGTTGCATAAAACTAATATCAGAGTCTGTTTTAGGGGCTTGATCTATTGACAATTTGAAATGTTGTCCTAAGGGTGTAGCTACATGCTTAACATGTTCCATACCAAATCTGTTGAGAATTttagaaatgtaatttttctgagataaGTAAAGTAAACCAGCATTCCTAtctctttcaatttccattcctAGAATTTTCTTAGCAGGACCCaattccttcatttcaaattctgattTTAGCATGCTTTTAACTTGATCAATTAAAACAATGTCCTTACAAGCTACcagcatgtcatcaacatacaataggagataaacaaatattcccttttcttccttgtaatagACACAACTATCATAGCAGCtccttttaaaatcattattaatcatgtgtgtatcaaatctcttataccactGTTTAGGTGAttgtttgagaccatacaaagattttttaagaagacacacttggttatttttaatttctttggtaAAACCTTCAGGAGGctgcatataaatttcttcttcaagttctccATGCAGAAAAGCAGTTTTAACATCTAACTGTTCTAAATGCAAGTTTTCAAAGGCTGTATAGGCTAGCAGTAGCCTAATGGAGCTGTGTTTAACCACAGGAgagaagatttcattgaaatcaattcCTTCCCTCTGTGTAAATCCTTTGGCTACTAATCTAGCCTTATACCTGGTCCCTTCTACCCCTGGtatgctttcctttttcttatagaTCCACTTGGATCCAACCAGCTTAACCCCTCTAGGTTTAGGCACTAAAAcccaggttttatttttatttagagattccATTTCCTCATGTATAGCAAGGATCCATTTGGGGGAATCCTTGCTAGCCATTGCCTCTTTATAAGTTTTAGGTTCCTGATTAACTATTTCATCAGCTATTGTTAAGGCATACATAGTTAAATTAGCTTGTCCATACCTTATAGGAGGTTTAATAACTCTCTTTTGCCTATCTCTTACTAGATTATAGGAGTTAGCTCCATCTTGAGCCATGTCCCCTGAGTCTTCTTCCTCAGGGTGATTACTTTCCCCAATTTTAGGTTTAGATTGGGCCTTTACTTGCTCCACCTCAATCTGAGATCCTCTTGGGGACTTGACAGTTTCTTGGTCTACCCTTTCTCCCTATACCCGAGCCATTTGTGACTCATTAAAAGTCACATCCCTGCTTACTATGCTATTATATCTTCCTGGTCCATCTACCCACAGCTTGTAACCCTTAACACCTTCAGGATACCCTATAAAGATGCACTTAAGTGCCCTAGGTTCCAACTTGtcagtttttgaatgtgcataAGCAACACATCCAAAAACTCTTAGGTAGTCATACTTTGGAGGTTTTCCAAACCATAACTCATGAGGAGTTTTGAAACCTATGGCTGATGAAGGACACTTATTAATAAGATGTACAGCAGTAGTGGCAGCTTCTGCCCAAAATGTTTTGGGCAGCCCTGAGTTTGACAACATGCACCTTACCCTTTCCAAAATGGTTCTATTCATTCTTTCAGCTAAGCCATTCTGTTGTGGGGTTTCCCTCACTGTCTTATGCCTAAGAATTCCTTCCTTTTGACAGTACATGTTAAACTCATTTGAGAGAAACTCTAGACCATTGTCAGTCCTTAAGATCTTGAGTTTTCTACCTACTTGGTTCTCCACAAGGGTCTTCCACTCCTTGAACTTTTCAAAGGTGTCACTCTTGTTTTTAAGGATGTAAATCCAAACCTTCCTAGAGTAGTCATCCactagagagagaaaataacttCCCCCACCATGTGAATTTACTCTTGCTGGTCCCCATAGGTCAGAATGAACATAATCTAGGGTTTGCTTAGTGTTGTGGGTTGCTGACTTAAAACTAACCCTCTTTGCCTTTCCATAGATACAATCTTCACAGAAAGGCAAGTTTCCTAGGTTTGGATCACTCAGCAGCCCTTGTTTTTGTAATTCTAAAAGCCCCCCTTGACTTACATGCCCAAGCCTCCTATGCCATAGTACAGCTTTGTTCTCTACTATGTTTTGAGTTAGGGATGCTTCCCCAACTACTGTTTTCCCAAGTAGTGTATATAacccattttttatttctcatttcatAATAACTAGGGAACCCTTAGTAACTCTAAGTACCCCTGCCTCAGATTTGAAAGAATAACCTGCCAAgtcaagcataccaagagaaattaaatttctctttaacTCAGGTATGTATCTAACTTCACTTAAAACCTTTTCAATTCCATCATGCATTTTAAGTCTAACTGACCCTATTCCCATGACTTTGCAGGACTTGTTGTTACCTAGAATTACATGTCCCCCTTCTTGTTCAGAGAATGTCTCAAACCACTCCCTTACTGGACACATATAAAAAGAGCATCCAGAGTCCATTATCCATTCTGTTTTTGAATCAACCTCACTCACTGTGAGTACCTCAGCACTCTCATACCCTTCTAAAACCACTGAGGCATCCCCTGCCTCTTTGGTTTTATTCCCAGGATTATTTTTCCTATCAGGGCAATCTTTCTTAAAATGCCCTTCCTTGTGACAGTGGAAACATTTGAATTGTTTCCCCTTTGACTTAGACCtatatctcttattttcatttttgcccttcctttctctcttttctgttCTACCCCTGACAGACAAGCCTTCCCCATGATTCTGTTTGGTATCTCCCCTACTTTGAAGTTCCCTAGTATGAAGTACAGATTGTACTTCATCAAGTGTCAAAGAGTCCctaccatacatcatggttTCTTTTAGACTTAGGTATGATGAGTCCAAAGAACTCATCAAGAGGATGGCctgatcctcatcctccaccttaatGTCTATATTAGCTAagtctaatattattttgttaaactcATCTAGGTGCTGTCCTATTGGAGTCCCAGGGGTCATCTTGAAGGTATacagttttgttttcttgtgtaATCTGTTTGCTAAAGACTTTGTCATATATAGGTTTTCTAATTTCAGCCAAATGCCTGCAGCCGTGTCCTCACTAGCCACCTCTCTCAGGACTTTATCCCAAAGAGAGAGGATTA
This is a stretch of genomic DNA from Carya illinoinensis cultivar Pawnee chromosome 15, C.illinoinensisPawnee_v1, whole genome shotgun sequence. It encodes these proteins:
- the LOC122296492 gene encoding cysteine-rich receptor-like protein kinase 19, with the protein product MASVSIILLLTVFVTLHLSRSNAQTWIKAGYWYAGSENPIPDINSALFTHLICAFADVNSSNYQLSIPSANQQYFSNFTNIVKRKNPSIVTILSIWNGQAPTAQSILGDKVNTSVLLSSMLNQSSHRKSFIESSIRTARQHGFQGIDLFWLWPNTASDITNMGVLLDEWRAEVNSEARNTGQAQLILMMALRYLPTFEFGTYPIDSIRRNMDWAHVIAYDYHLPTKEKFTHAHAALYDPSSHVNTDYGIRDWLAKGFPANKLLLGLPYHGYAWALVNPKENAIGAPSSGKAETADGSMSYSYIKGYIQSYGATPIFNATYVVNYCIIGSTWINFDDVEAIRTKIAYAKEKKLLGYNVFLVSNDDNWVLSRAAQEEENGHGNKRKLLLTVLLPVALIIILLAFMVCYLQSRVLEPKGKFLFGRRGLSGPITNPSAAENPDGSVPHLQAFSLSSITEATNNFSIANKIGEGGFGSVYKGMLPRGQEIAVKRLSKTSTQGHEEFTNEVTLTARLQHVNLVRVIGFCIKNEEKMIIYEYMPNKSLNFYLFDPTGRSILDWRKRVQIIEGIIQGLLYLQEYSNFTIIHRDLKGSNILLDKDMNPKISDFGMAKLFGKDEHEANTDRIVGTYGYVPPEYVRKGTYSMKYDVYSFGVLLLQIISGKRNDCYYGVNETLNLLEYAYELWREGEGMRFIDPSLDDSSSPCKLVRCLQLALLCVQENPVDRPTMLEVYSMLKNENGPIATPQKPAFSIKTDESMASSSTSQQRSCSAASSLISQIIAR